One Leisingera sp. M658 genomic window carries:
- the flaF gene encoding flagellar biosynthesis regulator FlaF, giving the protein MNALLKAKSAYSAAKAPTRTAKNFEYEVIARVTRRLIAAAQKGRNGFTELAAALNDNRKLWSIFSADLASKGNPLPDELKLSLFELAEFTRQHTSQVLQRKADVRPLVEINTAIMRGLRGGAS; this is encoded by the coding sequence GTGAATGCCCTTCTGAAGGCGAAGAGTGCCTATTCGGCGGCAAAGGCCCCGACCCGGACAGCAAAGAATTTCGAATATGAAGTGATCGCCCGCGTCACCCGTCGGCTGATCGCAGCCGCGCAGAAAGGCCGCAATGGGTTTACCGAACTTGCAGCAGCATTGAACGATAACCGCAAGCTCTGGTCAATCTTCTCCGCTGATCTCGCGTCAAAGGGCAACCCCCTGCCGGATGAACTCAAACTCAGCCTGTTTGAGCTGGCGGAATTCACGAGACAGCACACCAGCCAAGTGCTTCAGCGCAAGGCCGATGTCCGGCCGCTGGTAGAAATTAATACGGCCATCATGCGTGGTCTACGTGGCGGAGCATCCTGA
- a CDS encoding flagellin: MTSILTNNGAMVALQTLRSVNNSLDETQNQISTGKEVGMAKDNSAVWAISKSMESDIGAYEAVQDALDFGEATVAVASSGMEQIVETLKEMRELVVAGVSQNVDHDQIDADLEQKKATIQSIIDSAAFNGANLLDSGTTTQLDVLGGLDPAADTISVLGVDSNTDIIGALNLGLDDTNAAAITTEIDTALAAAIGHAATFGSASNRLSDQNDFVSKLTDSLKSGVSAMTDTNMEEASARLKALQTQQQLAVQSLTIANQSPSTLQQLFR, translated from the coding sequence ATGACCAGCATTCTGACCAACAACGGCGCAATGGTTGCTCTGCAGACTCTGCGTTCGGTGAATAACAGCCTGGACGAAACCCAGAACCAAATCTCGACCGGTAAAGAGGTCGGCATGGCCAAGGACAACTCCGCTGTCTGGGCGATCTCCAAGTCCATGGAATCTGATATCGGGGCTTATGAAGCCGTCCAGGACGCTCTGGACTTCGGTGAGGCCACTGTTGCTGTTGCGTCTTCTGGTATGGAGCAGATCGTTGAAACCCTGAAGGAAATGCGCGAGCTGGTTGTTGCCGGTGTGTCGCAGAACGTTGACCACGACCAAATTGACGCGGATTTGGAACAGAAAAAGGCAACTATTCAATCCATCATCGACTCGGCTGCTTTCAATGGCGCGAACCTGCTGGACAGCGGTACCACTACCCAGCTTGATGTACTGGGCGGGTTGGATCCCGCTGCAGATACTATCTCGGTTCTGGGCGTCGATTCTAACACGGACATCATCGGCGCGTTGAACCTTGGTCTTGATGACACCAACGCTGCTGCCATCACTACTGAAATTGACACGGCACTGGCCGCCGCCATTGGGCACGCAGCCACCTTTGGTTCGGCATCAAACCGCCTGTCGGATCAGAACGACTTTGTTTCGAAACTGACTGACTCGCTCAAATCCGGTGTCAGTGCCATGACCGACACCAATATGGAAGAAGCCTCGGCCCGCCTGAAAGCGCTGCAGACCCAGCAGCAGCTGGCAGTTCAGTCGCTGACCATCGCGAACCAGTCGCCGTCGACCCTGCAGCAGCTGTTCCGTTAA
- a CDS encoding flagellar export chaperone FlgN, which translates to MSDPKPQQLIDELDQILDRERKALMAGDLGKLEDLLTKKEKVIGKLNSVSELERESLAQVQTKVSRNQQLLDSAMDGIRAVAARMAETRRIRKGLDVYDQAGKRARHSTRGGGKLEKRA; encoded by the coding sequence ATGAGTGACCCGAAACCTCAGCAGCTCATTGATGAACTTGATCAGATCCTGGACCGCGAGCGCAAGGCGCTGATGGCCGGCGATCTTGGCAAACTGGAAGATCTTCTGACCAAGAAAGAGAAAGTCATCGGCAAGCTGAATTCCGTGTCAGAGCTTGAACGCGAGTCTCTGGCGCAAGTCCAAACCAAAGTCTCGCGCAACCAGCAGCTTCTGGACAGCGCCATGGACGGTATCCGTGCCGTCGCCGCCCGAATGGCCGAGACTCGCCGCATCCGCAAGGGATTGGATGTCTATGACCAGGCCGGCAAGCGGGCCCGTCATAGCACCCGAGGCGGCGGCAAGCTTGAAAAACGGGCCTGA
- a CDS encoding rod-binding protein, translating to MSDLLPNLLQAAPSTTPVRPAISDPLREAAIELEASFLAEMLKSAGLGEASEGFGGGAGEEQFSSFLIREQATQIARSGGIGLAESLYHALKETQDE from the coding sequence ATGTCAGATCTATTGCCAAACCTGCTTCAGGCCGCACCTTCAACTACCCCGGTGCGTCCTGCAATTAGCGACCCCCTGCGCGAGGCCGCAATTGAACTCGAAGCCTCCTTCCTTGCAGAAATGCTGAAATCCGCAGGGCTCGGTGAAGCCAGCGAAGGCTTCGGCGGCGGCGCTGGAGAAGAGCAGTTCTCCAGCTTTCTAATTCGCGAACAGGCCACGCAGATCGCCCGCTCTGGCGGGATCGGCTTGGCTGAATCACTTTATCACGCACTAAAGGAGACCCAAGATGAGTGA
- a CDS encoding flagellar hook-length control protein FliK codes for MNMNSILGLEAGPAGKSPSVSPDGSKKSNTSRDFSDVLSAQSGPGEAAAEQQSATGESVEAESEHRMQESTDKGSKEGQGTRIATGQDVPEGGPVQASQGTRVASGQDVPEGVPVQASQGTRIATGQDVPEDVPVQASRSTLFEVERQTPARKPFGVEPVLSDAEMASGLQSSGTSSAEEAAAAETKVKSPHGVSTATGERVVSRAAEQRSGLPIVKDPGAGTGIKPEEGAPVGENDQPGAMPKAASSASPTDQGAGLKARAVIHHGSSVEGNVQPAEKAGEVGNTEKTQPSVRSATQAAAKTPAAAPENSATKLQGDSTEPAARKVDARETGNRPENTARVSPETAAQTAVPANERALAERAQVTDGTGQSKNGNAISAAQSKSLETGSSSSTHTVPQSMGEKSDSIAKAGNPAAQGENPGIAVNQVAVKGPGQRRDLTSKPVSNGNGAQIKAEPAGIESPLADPFKGSDVRTATVPAAPQVIQSAASQLQPLLAGGMTAGKTSAELLSRTDEALAGSLAGTLGLSSEAPGLTQLLTEASIGSHGAHRPETPRMIAAQMAEAFAAKGEQKVEVSLNPQELGHVKMRVMASETGITMIIQTERPETGDLMRRHIHELAEEFRRMGYEDVSFEFSGGQAGTGHPGDDADGGSGLSGGTAETRGADAKDAGEAATQNLRLGTAGVDMRV; via the coding sequence ATGAATATGAATTCGATCCTTGGCTTGGAAGCCGGTCCTGCTGGTAAGTCACCGTCCGTTTCTCCGGATGGTTCAAAAAAATCAAACACTTCCAGGGACTTTTCAGATGTTTTGTCTGCTCAGTCCGGCCCTGGCGAGGCGGCGGCCGAACAACAATCAGCTACGGGCGAATCGGTCGAGGCCGAATCTGAACACAGGATGCAGGAGAGTACGGACAAGGGCAGCAAGGAAGGCCAAGGCACACGCATTGCGACAGGGCAGGACGTACCCGAGGGCGGACCGGTTCAGGCAAGCCAAGGCACGCGCGTTGCATCAGGGCAGGACGTACCTGAGGGCGTACCGGTTCAGGCAAGCCAAGGAACTCGCATTGCGACAGGGCAGGACGTACCCGAGGACGTACCGGTTCAGGCAAGCCGAAGCACACTTTTTGAGGTGGAGCGGCAAACACCGGCAAGGAAACCCTTTGGGGTTGAACCAGTACTTTCCGATGCGGAAATGGCTTCAGGGTTGCAAAGTAGTGGAACTTCCTCCGCTGAAGAGGCCGCTGCCGCAGAGACTAAGGTTAAATCCCCGCACGGCGTCAGTACAGCAACAGGAGAAAGAGTTGTGTCACGGGCCGCTGAGCAGCGAAGCGGACTGCCTATTGTGAAGGACCCAGGGGCCGGCACCGGTATTAAGCCCGAAGAAGGTGCACCTGTCGGTGAAAATGATCAGCCAGGCGCCATGCCCAAAGCAGCCTCCAGCGCAAGTCCCACTGATCAGGGTGCGGGCCTTAAAGCAAGGGCAGTGATTCATCACGGTTCGTCCGTTGAGGGCAATGTGCAACCTGCTGAGAAGGCAGGGGAAGTTGGAAACACAGAGAAAACGCAGCCTTCAGTGCGCTCAGCAACACAGGCAGCAGCAAAAACGCCCGCAGCTGCGCCAGAGAACTCAGCCACAAAGCTACAAGGGGATAGTACTGAACCCGCTGCCCGCAAGGTTGATGCCAGGGAAACTGGAAATCGCCCGGAAAACACTGCCCGCGTTTCGCCTGAGACTGCTGCTCAAACAGCTGTCCCAGCCAATGAACGGGCTCTGGCGGAAAGGGCACAAGTTACCGATGGCACGGGGCAAAGCAAAAACGGAAATGCAATCAGTGCGGCACAGTCGAAATCCCTCGAGACTGGTTCAAGTTCAAGTACCCATACGGTGCCTCAGTCGATGGGTGAAAAGTCTGATAGCATAGCGAAGGCGGGCAATCCGGCTGCGCAAGGAGAAAATCCGGGCATTGCGGTCAACCAGGTGGCTGTGAAGGGGCCGGGTCAGAGGCGTGATCTAACTTCCAAACCTGTTTCGAACGGAAATGGAGCGCAGATTAAAGCGGAACCAGCCGGAATTGAGAGTCCGTTAGCCGATCCGTTTAAAGGCAGTGATGTCCGGACGGCTACAGTGCCTGCAGCGCCGCAAGTCATTCAGTCGGCAGCTTCTCAGCTGCAGCCTTTGCTTGCTGGCGGGATGACTGCTGGAAAAACATCGGCAGAGCTGTTGTCCAGAACTGATGAGGCGCTGGCCGGATCACTGGCCGGAACACTGGGATTATCCAGCGAAGCGCCCGGATTGACGCAGCTGCTGACGGAAGCCTCAATTGGCTCACATGGGGCGCACCGGCCTGAAACGCCGCGCATGATTGCGGCCCAGATGGCTGAGGCATTTGCTGCCAAAGGCGAGCAAAAGGTTGAGGTGAGTTTGAACCCTCAGGAGTTGGGCCATGTGAAAATGCGCGTGATGGCCAGCGAAACAGGAATCACCATGATCATTCAGACGGAACGTCCGGAAACCGGTGATTTGATGCGCCGGCACATCCATGAACTGGCCGAGGAATTCCGCCGCATGGGATATGAAGATGTCTCATTTGAATTCAGCGGCGGACAGGCCGGCACCGGTCACCCGGGCGATGACGCGGACGGCGGTTCCGGCCTGTCCGGCGGAACCGCAGAGACACGCGGCGCCGATGCAAAGGACGCCGGCGAAGCAGCAACACAAAACCTCCGGCTCGGAACAGCCGGTGTGGACATGAGGGTTTGA
- a CDS encoding flagellar hook capping FlgD N-terminal domain-containing protein → MTTPVTSTGFNSGQSNSSKPSSQQTSGLTSDFDTFVKMLTAQAKNQDPLEPMDSTEYAAQLAQFSMVEQQTKSNNLLEGLQSQLGLANMAALSGWVGMEARAVAPGYFDGSNEITIAPNPAAAADSVTLVVQDKNGTEVQRVALPVSAEPFQWNGLDDDGNPLEAGEYAFVIESSKGDELLLQEYAEIYFKVNETRMQGGEVGLITEGGSVVLASSVNALRDPEA, encoded by the coding sequence ATGACAACACCAGTTACTTCTACGGGATTCAACTCAGGGCAATCCAATTCGTCGAAGCCGTCGTCGCAGCAGACCTCCGGTCTGACCTCGGATTTTGATACTTTTGTGAAAATGCTGACCGCGCAGGCGAAAAACCAGGATCCATTGGAACCGATGGATTCGACTGAATATGCCGCGCAGCTGGCGCAGTTCTCGATGGTCGAGCAACAGACCAAGAGCAACAACCTGCTGGAAGGGCTGCAATCACAGCTTGGCCTGGCGAATATGGCGGCACTTTCAGGCTGGGTCGGGATGGAAGCACGGGCCGTGGCTCCGGGCTACTTTGATGGCAGCAATGAAATCACTATTGCGCCTAACCCGGCGGCTGCCGCGGATTCGGTGACACTGGTCGTACAGGACAAAAACGGCACCGAAGTGCAGCGCGTCGCCCTGCCGGTCTCGGCTGAGCCTTTCCAGTGGAACGGTCTGGATGATGACGGCAACCCGCTAGAGGCGGGGGAATACGCCTTTGTGATCGAAAGCAGCAAAGGCGACGAGTTGCTGCTGCAGGAATATGCCGAGATTTATTTCAAGGTGAACGAAACCCGGATGCAGGGCGGCGAAGTGGGGTTGATCACCGAAGGGGGGTCCGTGGTCCTGGCTTCGTCGGTGAACGCGCTGCGTGATCCTGAGGCTTGA
- a CDS encoding phosphotransferase produces the protein MIKLYAAEGANPLFANDPAREVAVLTALSGTGMVPPLVQTGEFESRKWLGYAHVNGSPWQQDTGHVAQLLGRLHDLAPPPGLPCGVNGSAALERQTVEILSSCRDRDQLAALRPLGRVPPLSQLVLIHGDPVPGNLLAHDGTLTLIDWQCPQIGDPAEDLALFLSPAMQLMYRGAPLSKDEEDAFLRAYPDPRIAGRALALKPWFHWRMAAYCQWRAERGGAQDLQASGLERAALQSIRPRTA, from the coding sequence GTGATCAAGCTTTATGCAGCCGAAGGCGCCAACCCGTTGTTTGCCAATGATCCGGCCCGCGAGGTTGCTGTGCTGACGGCACTGTCAGGCACCGGCATGGTGCCGCCGCTGGTCCAGACCGGTGAATTTGAAAGCAGGAAGTGGCTGGGCTATGCGCATGTCAACGGCAGTCCCTGGCAGCAGGACACTGGCCATGTGGCACAGCTATTGGGGCGTTTGCACGACCTGGCGCCACCGCCGGGCCTGCCTTGCGGGGTGAATGGCAGCGCGGCGCTGGAACGGCAAACCGTTGAAATTCTGAGCAGCTGCCGCGATCGCGATCAGCTGGCGGCGCTTCGCCCGTTGGGCCGGGTTCCGCCGTTGTCCCAGCTGGTGCTGATTCATGGCGACCCGGTGCCTGGCAACCTGCTGGCACATGATGGCACGCTGACGCTGATAGATTGGCAATGCCCGCAAATCGGCGACCCGGCAGAGGACCTGGCGTTGTTCCTGTCGCCTGCGATGCAGCTGATGTACCGGGGGGCGCCGCTGTCCAAGGATGAAGAAGACGCATTTTTGCGCGCCTATCCCGATCCGCGGATTGCCGGGCGGGCCTTGGCGCTGAAGCCTTGGTTCCACTGGCGCATGGCAGCCTATTGCCAGTGGCGGGCCGAACGCGGGGGCGCGCAGGACTTGCAGGCCTCGGGACTGGAGCGCGCGGCGCTTCAGTCCATCAGGCCCAGAACCGCATAA
- a CDS encoding FAD-binding oxidoreductase, with amino-acid sequence MRRVFSEYAYGPGPRTNCWWDETNAAPDWPVLQGEVSADVAVIGGGFTGMSAALHLAESGASVAVLEAETPGWGASGRNGGFCCLGGSKLSGNTMRRVFGISAADTYHASEEAAVHLVRDLLQTHGIDADTHSRGETQLAHNEKAVRRLQAEADALRQAGEEPEFLTRGQLADKGLNGSFHAALTTPVGFALNPRKYLFGLSKAAQDAGAQLYQRSEAQSVQQAGRGYIIETKQGGLRASKVIIATNGYSSEDLPGWLAGRYMPAQSTVMVTRPLTRAELDAQGWFSHQMAYDTRNLLHYFRLMPDNRFLFGMRGGLLASARAEAGIRRNLRQDFEAMFPAWREVESTHCWSGMVCLSRNLVPFIGPVPERPGMFAGLCYHGNGVAMGSYAGRLLSDLVQGNTPKLPYSPIVQKMARFPFGRARRMLMPPAYAVLGLMD; translated from the coding sequence ATGCGCCGGGTATTTTCCGAATACGCCTACGGTCCCGGCCCCCGCACGAACTGCTGGTGGGATGAAACCAATGCAGCACCGGACTGGCCGGTGCTGCAGGGCGAAGTCTCCGCCGATGTGGCCGTCATCGGCGGCGGGTTCACCGGCATGTCAGCCGCTCTGCATCTGGCAGAAAGCGGCGCGTCCGTTGCGGTACTGGAGGCCGAGACACCGGGTTGGGGCGCATCAGGGCGCAATGGCGGTTTCTGCTGTTTGGGCGGATCAAAGCTTTCAGGCAACACGATGCGGCGGGTTTTTGGCATATCTGCGGCTGATACGTATCACGCCAGCGAGGAAGCCGCGGTGCATCTGGTTCGCGATCTGCTGCAGACCCATGGCATCGATGCCGACACTCATTCACGTGGCGAAACCCAGCTGGCGCACAACGAAAAGGCAGTGCGCCGCCTGCAAGCAGAAGCGGATGCACTGCGTCAGGCGGGAGAGGAACCGGAATTTCTGACCCGCGGCCAGCTCGCGGACAAAGGGCTGAATGGCAGCTTCCATGCGGCGCTGACAACACCGGTGGGGTTTGCGCTCAATCCGCGCAAATACCTGTTCGGCCTATCCAAGGCCGCGCAGGATGCCGGTGCCCAATTGTACCAGCGCAGCGAAGCGCAGTCGGTACAACAGGCAGGCAGAGGCTATATAATAGAGACTAAACAAGGGGGCCTGAGGGCATCGAAGGTCATCATCGCAACCAATGGGTATTCTTCGGAGGACCTGCCCGGCTGGCTCGCCGGGCGTTACATGCCTGCACAATCCACCGTCATGGTGACCCGGCCGCTGACCCGGGCGGAACTGGACGCGCAGGGCTGGTTCTCGCATCAAATGGCCTACGACACCCGCAATCTGCTGCATTACTTCCGGCTGATGCCGGACAACCGGTTCCTGTTTGGAATGCGCGGCGGGCTGCTGGCTTCTGCCCGGGCTGAAGCAGGGATACGCCGTAACCTGCGGCAGGATTTTGAGGCGATGTTCCCGGCATGGCGTGAAGTGGAATCCACGCATTGCTGGTCAGGCATGGTTTGCCTGTCGCGCAACTTAGTTCCCTTCATTGGCCCTGTGCCGGAGCGCCCCGGCATGTTTGCCGGGCTGTGCTATCATGGCAATGGCGTGGCGATGGGCAGCTATGCCGGACGGCTGCTGAGTGATCTGGTTCAGGGGAACACGCCCAAACTGCCCTACTCACCCATAGTGCAGAAAATGGCACGCTTTCCGTTTGGCCGCGCCCGCCGGATGCTGATGCCTCCGGCTTATGCGGTTCTGGGCCTGATGGACTGA
- a CDS encoding ABC transporter permease: protein MNRMSWFNAVSLTLGFAFLYIPMVILIIFSFNESKLVTVWAGFSTKWYGELMQNEAFLNAAWVTIKVAVFSSTIATVLGTIAAYVMVRGGRFMGRTLFSGMIYAPLVMPEVITGLSLLLLFIGIGLDRGVLTIVLAHTTFSMCYVSVVVSSRLVTFDQSLEEAALDLGCSPAEAFRLVTLPIIAPAVISGWLLAFTLSLDDLVIASFTSGPSATTLPIKIFSAVRLGVSPEINALSTIMISIVTVGVITASLVTKHQMTRQKREEQAAERI, encoded by the coding sequence ATGAACCGTATGAGCTGGTTTAATGCCGTATCGCTGACCCTTGGCTTTGCATTCCTTTACATCCCAATGGTGATCCTGATCATCTTCAGTTTCAACGAAAGCAAGCTGGTAACAGTCTGGGCCGGGTTTTCGACCAAGTGGTACGGCGAGCTGATGCAGAACGAGGCGTTCCTGAATGCCGCCTGGGTGACCATCAAGGTCGCCGTGTTCTCCTCTACTATCGCCACCGTGCTGGGCACTATCGCCGCCTATGTGATGGTGCGCGGCGGGCGGTTCATGGGGCGGACGCTGTTTTCCGGCATGATCTATGCACCGCTGGTGATGCCCGAAGTAATCACCGGCCTGTCGCTGCTCCTTTTGTTTATCGGCATCGGACTGGACCGCGGGGTGCTGACCATCGTCCTGGCGCATACCACGTTCTCCATGTGCTATGTCTCGGTTGTGGTGTCCTCGCGGCTGGTGACCTTCGACCAGTCGCTGGAAGAAGCCGCGCTGGATCTGGGCTGCTCCCCGGCAGAGGCGTTCCGGCTGGTGACCCTGCCGATCATCGCACCCGCGGTGATATCCGGCTGGCTCTTGGCCTTTACCCTGTCGCTGGATGATCTGGTGATCGCCTCCTTCACCTCCGGCCCCTCGGCCACCACCTTGCCGATCAAGATTTTCTCCGCCGTGCGTCTAGGCGTCAGCCCCGAGATCAACGCGCTGTCGACGATCATGATCAGCATTGTGACCGTTGGAGTCATCACTGCCTCGCTGGTGACCAAACATCAGATGACCCGCCAGAAGCGGGAGGAACAGGCCGCGGAGCGTATCTGA
- a CDS encoding ABC transporter permease subunit, with product MRRFVLIAIPYAWLLALFLVPFAIVLKISLSDYAISIPPYVPQFDPETGIKALIDALDFENFIWLTEDDLYWKAYLSSLKIAVISTFFTLLAGYPIAYAMARAPAEWRPTLMMLVILPFWTSFLIRVYAWMGILSNEGFLNQFLLWTGLISEPLTILNTNTAVYIGIVYTYLPFMILPVYSALERLDGSLIEAAEDLGCSRLSAFWLVTIPLSKTGIIAGSFLVFIPVLGEFVIPSLLGGSDTLMIGKVLWEEFFSNRDWPVASAVAVVLLLLLVIPIVLFQRNQQKQQEAEQ from the coding sequence ATGCGCCGCTTTGTCCTGATTGCCATCCCCTATGCCTGGCTGTTGGCGCTGTTCCTGGTGCCCTTTGCCATCGTCCTGAAAATCTCGCTGTCGGATTACGCGATTTCGATCCCGCCCTATGTGCCGCAATTTGATCCGGAAACCGGTATCAAAGCACTGATCGACGCGCTGGACTTTGAAAACTTCATCTGGCTGACCGAAGATGACCTGTACTGGAAGGCTTACCTCAGCTCGCTGAAGATCGCGGTAATCTCAACTTTCTTCACCCTGCTGGCAGGTTATCCGATCGCCTACGCCATGGCACGCGCGCCAGCGGAGTGGCGGCCCACCTTGATGATGCTGGTGATCCTGCCGTTCTGGACATCGTTCCTGATCCGCGTTTATGCGTGGATGGGGATCCTGTCGAACGAAGGCTTCCTCAACCAATTCCTGCTGTGGACCGGGCTGATCTCCGAGCCGCTTACCATCCTCAACACAAATACCGCGGTCTACATCGGCATCGTCTACACCTATCTGCCGTTCATGATCCTGCCGGTCTATTCGGCACTGGAGCGGCTGGACGGATCGTTGATAGAAGCCGCCGAAGATCTGGGCTGCTCGCGTCTGTCTGCGTTCTGGCTGGTGACAATTCCCTTGTCGAAAACCGGCATTATTGCCGGCAGTTTCCTGGTCTTCATCCCGGTGCTGGGTGAATTTGTCATTCCCTCACTGCTGGGCGGATCAGACACGCTGATGATCGGCAAGGTGCTGTGGGAGGAGTTTTTCTCCAATCGCGACTGGCCGGTGGCATCCGCGGTGGCGGTGGTTCTGCTGCTCCTTCTCGTCATCCCGATTGTGCTGTTCCAGCGCAACCAGCAGAAACAGCAGGAGGCAGAGCAATGA
- a CDS encoding ABC transporter ATP-binding protein: protein MTASVFEPWNDPEAKPLIHFQNVTKRYGEFTAIDDLTIGIYEKEFYALLGPSGCGKTTLMRMLAGFETPSEGTIRLAGQDIAPVPPNKRAVNMMFQSYALFPHLSVWENIAFGLKREKMPKHDINDRVDEMLRLTRLEQFARRKPHQISGGQRQRVALARSLAKHPKLLLLDEPLGALDKKLRQETQFELMDIQEKTGTTFVIVTHDQEEAMTVASRVAVMDHGKIIQVATPDRIYESPNSVYVADFIGDVNLIAGTAKPNGSDTYAMSWHEGHAPLTVQSPNPLSDGQNCQLAIRPEKVSISAEKPEKADNTVQGRILDIAYLGNISTYHVELPTGAVIKAQTANTRRIARRAFTWEDTVWLSWTATAGVLLAD from the coding sequence TTGACTGCTTCCGTATTTGAACCCTGGAATGATCCCGAGGCAAAGCCCTTGATCCACTTTCAGAACGTCACCAAACGCTATGGCGAGTTCACCGCCATCGACGATTTGACCATCGGCATCTACGAAAAAGAGTTCTATGCGCTGCTGGGCCCTTCGGGTTGCGGCAAGACCACGCTGATGCGGATGCTGGCCGGGTTTGAAACCCCGTCTGAGGGCACCATCCGGCTGGCCGGGCAGGATATTGCGCCGGTGCCGCCGAACAAACGCGCCGTGAACATGATGTTCCAGTCCTACGCGCTGTTCCCGCATTTGTCGGTCTGGGAAAACATCGCCTTTGGCCTGAAGCGCGAAAAGATGCCCAAGCACGACATCAACGACCGGGTCGACGAGATGCTGCGGCTGACACGCCTGGAGCAATTCGCCCGCCGCAAACCGCATCAGATCTCCGGCGGTCAGCGGCAGCGGGTCGCCCTGGCGCGGTCGCTGGCGAAACATCCGAAACTTCTTCTGCTGGATGAGCCGCTGGGCGCGCTCGACAAGAAGCTGCGCCAGGAAACCCAGTTTGAACTGATGGATATTCAGGAGAAGACCGGCACCACATTTGTGATCGTGACCCACGACCAGGAAGAGGCAATGACTGTGGCTTCCCGCGTGGCAGTGATGGATCACGGCAAAATCATCCAAGTGGCCACGCCGGACCGGATCTATGAAAGCCCGAACTCGGTCTATGTGGCTGATTTCATTGGCGATGTGAACTTGATTGCAGGCACTGCAAAACCCAATGGCAGCGACACCTATGCAATGTCCTGGCACGAGGGCCACGCGCCGCTGACCGTGCAGTCCCCGAATCCGCTTTCCGACGGGCAAAATTGTCAGCTGGCAATTCGGCCGGAAAAGGTATCGATCAGCGCCGAAAAACCAGAAAAGGCGGACAATACTGTTCAAGGCCGGATCCTGGATATCGCTTATCTGGGCAATATCTCTACCTACCACGTGGAACTGCCAACCGGCGCGGTGATCAAGGCGCAGACCGCAAACACCCGCCGCATCGCCCGCCGCGCCTTTACTTGGGAAGACACTGTCTGGCTGTCATGGACCGCCACGGCAGGCGTTCTTTTGGCAGACTGA
- a CDS encoding polyamine ABC transporter substrate-binding protein, translating into MTLKTMTMTAVVALGTAAAATAEEVRVYNWSDYIDESLLKKFEADTGIDLIYDVFDSNEVLETKMLAGGSGYDVVVPTGSFMARQIQAGAFQKLDPSKLANAGNMWDAIEERTALYDPGNEYSINYMWGTTGIGVNIAKVKEALGEDAPIDSLELVFNPANMEKLAGCGVHFLDAPDEMIPAALKYIGEDPNSMDADVVAKAEPVLQAIRPYITKFHSSEYINALANGDICVAFGWSGDILQARDRAAEAENGVEIAFNAPKEGALMWFDQMAIPVDAPNPEGAHKFLNFIMDAHNMAAASNYVYYANGNKASQEFLEQDVIGDPAIYPGPETVKNLYIKEGYPPKVQRKATRMWTKVKSGT; encoded by the coding sequence ATGACACTGAAAACGATGACCATGACCGCCGTCGTTGCCCTTGGCACGGCCGCCGCTGCCACTGCGGAAGAGGTACGCGTCTACAATTGGTCGGACTATATTGACGAAAGCCTGCTGAAAAAATTCGAAGCCGATACCGGCATTGACCTGATCTATGATGTCTTTGACAGCAACGAGGTTCTGGAAACCAAGATGCTGGCCGGCGGATCGGGCTATGACGTTGTTGTGCCGACCGGATCGTTCATGGCGCGCCAGATCCAGGCCGGCGCCTTTCAGAAGCTGGACCCGTCGAAACTGGCCAATGCCGGCAACATGTGGGACGCGATCGAAGAACGCACCGCCCTCTATGATCCCGGCAATGAGTATTCCATCAACTATATGTGGGGCACCACCGGCATCGGCGTGAACATCGCCAAGGTCAAGGAAGCCCTGGGCGAAGATGCCCCGATCGACTCGCTGGAGCTGGTGTTCAACCCGGCCAACATGGAAAAGCTGGCCGGTTGCGGCGTGCATTTCCTGGACGCCCCGGATGAGATGATCCCGGCGGCGCTGAAATACATTGGTGAAGACCCCAACAGCATGGACGCCGATGTGGTCGCCAAGGCGGAACCGGTGCTGCAGGCGATCCGCCCTTATATCACCAAGTTCCACAGCTCTGAATACATCAACGCACTGGCCAACGGCGATATCTGCGTGGCCTTCGGCTGGTCCGGCGACATTCTGCAGGCGCGCGACCGCGCGGCCGAGGCGGAAAATGGTGTCGAGATCGCGTTCAACGCCCCCAAGGAAGGCGCGCTGATGTGGTTCGACCAGATGGCAATTCCGGTCGACGCCCCGAACCCCGAAGGTGCCCATAAGTTCCTGAATTTCATCATGGACGCGCATAACATGGCGGCGGCGTCCAACTATGTCTATTACGCCAACGGCAACAAGGCGAGCCAGGAGTTTCTGGAACAGGATGTGATCGGCGATCCGGCGATCTATCCTGGCCCCGAGACCGTCAAAAACCTGTACATCAAAGAAGGCTACCCGCCGAAAGTGCAGCGCAAGGCCACCCGCATGTGGACCAAGGTCAAATCCGGCACTTGA